The Pseudomonas sp. DG56-2 genome contains a region encoding:
- a CDS encoding HlyD family secretion protein — MKKRVAQASTLAIVVLALVLGWFAWEHYTRAPWTRDARVRADVVTLSADVSGRIVALRVADNQHVEQGQLLLEIDPERYALAVEHARRAIEVNRASEGLAQAAIIANQALLKQRQSEELRRRTLKQTAAISGEEWEKASTDVAVAQAELMRGQANLSLASANVQLATAALTQAELDLQRTRIYAPVSGYVTNLLTRQGDYASAGSPLLALVDSGSFYVSGYFEETKLPRIQIGSAVQIALMSGEQFDGKVQSIAYAITDRENAPGSRLLANVNPSYTWVKLAQRIPVRIEIDPGYVGKGNLRAGTTATVTVRQ, encoded by the coding sequence GTGAAAAAACGTGTGGCCCAGGCGTCGACCCTGGCAATCGTGGTGCTGGCGCTGGTATTGGGCTGGTTCGCCTGGGAGCACTATACCCGCGCACCCTGGACCCGCGATGCACGGGTGCGGGCCGATGTTGTGACGCTCTCGGCCGATGTTTCCGGGCGCATCGTCGCGCTGCGGGTGGCAGATAACCAGCATGTGGAACAAGGCCAGTTGCTACTGGAGATCGATCCAGAGCGTTATGCCTTGGCTGTGGAACATGCTCGCCGCGCCATCGAGGTGAATCGGGCCAGCGAGGGCTTGGCCCAGGCAGCGATCATCGCCAACCAGGCCTTGCTCAAGCAGCGCCAGAGCGAGGAACTGCGTCGACGCACCTTGAAACAGACCGCGGCCATCTCTGGCGAAGAGTGGGAGAAGGCCAGTACCGACGTTGCCGTCGCCCAGGCTGAACTGATGCGCGGCCAGGCCAACTTGAGTCTGGCCAGCGCCAACGTGCAGCTGGCTACGGCGGCATTGACCCAGGCCGAGCTGGACTTGCAGCGCACCCGAATCTATGCGCCAGTCAGTGGCTACGTCACCAACCTGTTGACCCGCCAGGGTGACTACGCCAGTGCCGGGAGCCCCTTGCTGGCACTGGTGGACAGCGGTTCGTTCTACGTCAGCGGTTATTTCGAGGAAACCAAGCTGCCGCGTATCCAGATTGGCAGTGCGGTGCAGATTGCCCTGATGAGTGGCGAACAGTTCGACGGCAAGGTGCAGAGCATTGCCTATGCCATCACAGATCGAGAGAATGCCCCCGGTAGCCGCTTGCTGGCCAACGTCAACCCGAGCTACACCTGGGTCAAATTGGCACAGCGGATTCCGGTGCGAATCGAGATCGACCCCG